In bacterium, a genomic segment contains:
- a CDS encoding acetyltransferase, with translation MREIVIFGVGGFGRETAFLIEDINLLKPQWKLLGFLDEDSGKQGSRVNGYPVLGGIDRFLHNPEVFVVCAIGSPLARKKIVGILEQANARFPNIIHPHVICYHGNSFGVGNIVSSGNILNVDVTVGNHVCFEMASTIGHDVVIEDFVSLMPGVNVSGNVVLEEGCYLGTGCKIIQGKRIGKWAIVGAGAVVIHDVPPYSTVAGVPATVIKTRQAAAIEVNIEENSESRSMVVGELLLEKAKEKHRSW, from the coding sequence ATGCGAGAGATCGTCATTTTCGGCGTAGGCGGTTTTGGCCGCGAAACAGCGTTCCTGATCGAGGATATTAATCTCCTCAAGCCCCAGTGGAAGTTATTGGGTTTTCTGGATGAAGATTCAGGTAAGCAGGGGAGCCGGGTAAATGGTTATCCGGTATTGGGCGGCATCGATAGATTTCTCCATAATCCGGAGGTATTTGTGGTCTGCGCTATCGGCAGCCCTTTGGCCCGGAAAAAGATCGTCGGGATTTTGGAGCAGGCAAACGCTCGATTTCCCAATATCATCCACCCTCATGTCATCTGTTATCACGGTAATTCGTTTGGCGTCGGGAACATTGTCAGCTCAGGCAATATCTTGAATGTCGATGTGACCGTTGGCAATCATGTTTGTTTTGAAATGGCTTCTACTATTGGCCACGACGTAGTAATCGAAGACTTCGTAAGCCTTATGCCGGGGGTGAACGTATCCGGCAATGTCGTCCTGGAGGAAGGCTGCTATCTGGGAACAGGATGCAAGATTATCCAGGGAAAGCGCATAGGGAAGTGGGCGATTGTTGGAGCCGGGGCCGTGGTCATCCATGATGTACCCCCTTACTCGACGGTGGCTGGAGTTCCGGCTACGGTAATCAAAACCCGGCAGGCAGCCGCGATAGAGGTAAATATAGAGGAAAATAGTGAAAGCAGGTCAATGGTTGTTGGAGAACTGTTGTTGGAGAAAGCCAAGGAGAAGCATCGATCATGGTAA
- a CDS encoding sugar transferase: MSYKNGSCDLQKRLFDIILVIPALIILSPIMILIALLVRLKLGDPVLFCQQRPGLDSKPFPLYKFRTMTDVRDTQGRLLSDGERLSPFGRFLRSTSLDELPELFNVLRGDMSLVGPRPLLMEYLDRYTPEQERRHRVKPGITGWAQVNGRNAITWEEKFALDVWYVDHRSLWLDMKIIFLTIWKTLCRQNINQAGQATVKKFEGQKAEIL, from the coding sequence ATGTCATACAAGAATGGGTCTTGTGATCTCCAAAAACGTCTTTTCGACATTATCTTAGTCATTCCGGCACTTATTATTCTTTCACCAATAATGATTCTCATTGCTCTTCTTGTTCGCCTTAAACTTGGGGATCCGGTGTTATTTTGCCAGCAGCGGCCTGGACTGGATAGTAAGCCCTTTCCTCTCTATAAGTTTCGAACGATGACTGATGTACGGGATACCCAGGGGAGATTGCTTTCGGATGGGGAGCGGCTTAGCCCTTTTGGCCGTTTTTTGCGCAGTACAAGTCTTGATGAACTGCCAGAGCTTTTTAATGTGCTCAGGGGAGACATGAGTCTGGTTGGACCGAGACCGCTTCTTATGGAATATCTTGACCGCTATACTCCGGAACAGGAGAGAAGACACAGGGTCAAGCCCGGTATTACCGGCTGGGCTCAAGTCAATGGCCGAAATGCCATTACCTGGGAGGAGAAGTTTGCCCTGGATGTCTGGTATGTAGACCATCGTTCGTTATGGCTGGATATGAAAATTATCTTTCTTACTATCTGGAAGACTCTTTGCAGGCAAAATATCAACCAGGCAGGACAGGCAACGGTAAAAAAATTCGAGGGTCAAAAGGCTGAGATACTATAG